In Arachis stenosperma cultivar V10309 chromosome 1, arast.V10309.gnm1.PFL2, whole genome shotgun sequence, one DNA window encodes the following:
- the LOC130980070 gene encoding uncharacterized protein LOC130980070, whose product MITTSDERSVNEVEHLQDNQKGNQEEKSHAPQPTLKEELKKKETLNPYAPFPQRLKGGVAERMYSRFLDMFASLDINIPFIKSLQQMPFYIKYIKELLARKSSLKGGQTIKMNRDCSALIQPGPPTKRKDPGSFHIPYAIGETMIDKGLCDLGASTNLMPLSLMKKLQINELTPTNVGNYFLSIDFVVLEMDENPIYPIILGRPFLATARALIDVERGELVLRIHDGQLTFNVFNLSQEVDHDNKELMEEPNKEAQAPHIRPPVVNNQCDQKE is encoded by the exons ATGATCACCACAAGTGATGAGAGGAGTGTGAATGAAGTAGAACACCTCCAAGACAATCAAAAGGGAAACCAGGAAGAAAAGAGCCATGCACCTCAACCCACACTCAAGGAAGagctgaagaagaaggagaCACTTAACCCATATGCACCCTTTCCCCAAAGGCTTAAAGGTGGTGTAGCAGAGAGAATGTATTCAAGATTCCTCGAcatgtttgcatctcttgatATAAATATACCATTTATTAAATCCCTCCAGCAAATGCCTTTCTACATAAAGTATATAAAGGAACTGTTAGCCAGAAAGAGTTCATTGAAAGGTGGACAAACAATAAAGATGAATAGGGATtgcagtgctctcattcaaccaGGGCCACCCACAAAGAggaaggatccagggagttttcatATTCCCTAtgccataggagaaacaatgATTGATAAAGGACTCTGTGACCTGGGAGCGAGCACCAACTTAATGCCTCTATCCCtcatgaaaaagcttcaaattaATGAGCTAACACCCACAAAT gttgggaACTACTTCCTCTCCATAGACTTTGTTGTCCTGGAAATGGATGAGAACCCTATTTAccccatcattctgggaaggccattcttagccacagccagagcactTATAGATGTGGAACGGGGAGAGCTAGtattgagaatacatgatggtCAGCTCACTTTCAATGTTTTCAACCTCTCACAAGAAGTAGATCATGATAACAAAGAGCTGATGGAGGAGCCAAACAAGGAAGCACAAGCACCACACATAAGGCCTCCTGTGGTTAACAACCAATGTGATCAGAAGGAGTAA
- the LOC130980075 gene encoding uncharacterized protein LOC130980075 has product MITTSDERSVNEVEHLQDNQKGNHEEKSHAPQPTLKEELKKKETLNPYAPFPQRLKGGVAERMYSRFLDMFASLDLNIPFIKSLKQMPFYIKYRKELLARKSSLKGGQTIKMNRDYSALIQPGPPTKRKDPGSFHIPCAIGETTIDKGLCDLGANINLMPLSLMKKLQINELTPTNVGNYFLPIDFVVLEMDENPIYPIILGRPFLATARALIDVERGELVLRIHDGQLTFNVFNLSQEVDHDNKELMEELNKEAQAPHIRPPVVNNQCDQKE; this is encoded by the exons ATGATCACCACAAGTGATGAGAGGAGTGTGAATGAAGTAGAACACCTCCAAGATAATCAAAAGGGAAACCATGAAGAAAAGAGCCATGCACCTCAACCCACACTCAAGGAAGagctgaagaagaaggagaCACTTAACCCATATGCACCCTTTCCCCAAAGGCTTAAAGGTGGTGTAGCAGAGAGAATGTATTCAAGATTCCTCGAcatgtttgcatctcttgatTTAAATATACCATTTATTAAATCCCTCAAGCAAATGCCTTTCTACATAAAGTATAGAAAGGAACTGTTAGCTAGAAAGAGTTCATTGAAAGGTGGACAAACAATAAAGATGAATAGGGATTAcagtgctctcattcaaccaGGGCCACCCACAAAGAggaaggatccagggagttttcatATTCCCtgtgccataggagaaacaaCGATTGATAAAGGACTCTGTGACCTGGGAGCGAacatcaacttaatgcctctatccctcatgaaaaagcttcaaattaATGAGCTAACACCCACAAAT gttggaAACTACTTCCTCCCCATAGACTTTGTTGTCCTGGAAATGGATGAGAACCCTATTTAccccatcattctgggaaggccattcttagccacagccagagcactTATAGATGTAGAACGGGGAGAGCTAGtattgagaatacatgatggtCAGCTCACTTTCAATGTTTTCAACCTCTCACAAGAAGTAGATCATGATAACAAAGAGCTGATGGAGGAGCTAAACAAGGAAGCACAAGCACCACACATAAGGCCTCCTGTGGTTAACAACCAATGTGATCAGAAGGAGTAA